The following are from one region of the Hydrogenophaga sp. BPS33 genome:
- a CDS encoding 3-deoxy-7-phosphoheptulonate synthase → MTAKNASASSDAWHARPADKTSRTDDERIKDITVLPPPEHLIRFFPIGGTPVEALISQTRRRIHHILHGQDDRLLVVIGPCSIHDPEAAVDYARRLKPLREKYADTLEIVMRVYFEKPRTTVGWKGLINDPYLDESYRIDEGLRIARQLLIEINRLGLPAGSEFLDVISPQYIGDLIAWGAIGARTTESQVHRELASGLSAPIGFKNGTDGNIKIATDAIQAASRGHHFLSVHKNGQVAIVQTNGNKDCHVILRGGKAPNYDAASVAASVKELEAAKLAPRLMVDCSHANSSKQHEKQLDVARDIAGQIEAGSRSIFGVMIESHIEAGAQKFTPGKDDVGALKYGQSITDACLGWDDSLQALEVLSQAVKTARG, encoded by the coding sequence ATGACCGCCAAAAACGCCTCCGCCAGCAGCGACGCCTGGCATGCCCGTCCCGCCGACAAGACCAGCCGGACCGACGACGAACGCATCAAGGACATCACCGTGTTGCCGCCTCCTGAACACCTCATCCGCTTCTTCCCCATTGGCGGCACGCCCGTGGAAGCGCTGATCAGCCAGACCCGCCGACGTATCCACCACATCCTGCACGGGCAGGACGATCGCTTGCTGGTTGTGATCGGCCCTTGCTCGATCCACGATCCCGAAGCGGCAGTCGACTACGCGCGCCGCCTCAAGCCCCTGCGCGAGAAATACGCCGACACGCTGGAGATCGTGATGCGCGTGTATTTCGAGAAACCCCGCACCACCGTAGGCTGGAAGGGCCTGATCAACGACCCCTACCTCGACGAGAGCTACCGCATCGACGAAGGCCTGCGTATCGCGCGCCAGCTGCTGATCGAGATCAACCGCCTGGGCTTGCCGGCGGGCAGCGAATTTCTCGACGTGATCTCGCCGCAATACATCGGTGACCTCATCGCCTGGGGTGCGATCGGCGCGCGCACCACCGAGAGCCAGGTGCACCGCGAACTGGCTTCCGGTCTTTCCGCGCCGATCGGCTTCAAGAATGGCACCGACGGCAACATCAAGATCGCGACTGACGCGATCCAGGCCGCCTCGCGCGGCCACCACTTCCTCTCGGTGCACAAGAACGGCCAGGTGGCGATCGTGCAGACCAACGGCAACAAGGACTGCCACGTGATCCTGCGCGGTGGCAAGGCGCCCAACTACGACGCCGCCAGCGTGGCCGCTTCGGTGAAGGAGCTCGAAGCCGCCAAGCTTGCGCCGCGCCTGATGGTGGACTGCAGCCATGCCAACAGCAGCAAGCAGCACGAGAAGCAGCTCGACGTGGCGCGCGACATCGCAGGCCAGATCGAGGCGGGCTCGCGCAGCATCTTCGGCGTGATGATCGAGAGCCACATCGAGGCGGGTGCGCAGAAGTTCACCCCGGGCAAGGACGATGTGGGCGCGCTCAAGTACGGCCAGAGCATCACCGACGCCTGCCTGGGCTGGGACGATTCGCTGCAGGCGCTGGAGGTGCTGTCGCAGGCGGTGAAGACGGCTCGCGGCTGA
- a CDS encoding Bug family tripartite tricarboxylate transporter substrate binding protein, with the protein MKRIHSLLLCLAAFASAPAPAWSQDNYPNAIVKIVVPFAAGGSTDLLARSLAERLGEAWKQPVIVENRAGAGGVIGAEYAAKAKPDGHTLLLGTVTTHAVAQTLYPNLRYDVQRDFLPVTELVTIPQILSVHPSLPVRSLAEFVAYAKAHPGEIPYNGSVGATPHMSMAMLATRANISLLPVPYKGSGPAMNDLIAGQLTASFDVVMTTLPHLQAGRLRALAVTSAQRSPLVPDIPTVAESGFPGYESDVWFGLFAPAGTPAAIVRKVSEDSRRALIDAAMRKKLEEAGFTIVASNPADFSRRVSNDIQKWRKVIIDGKIKIDK; encoded by the coding sequence ATGAAGCGTATTCATTCCCTGCTGTTGTGCCTGGCGGCCTTCGCATCTGCACCTGCGCCCGCCTGGAGCCAGGACAACTACCCCAACGCGATCGTGAAGATCGTCGTACCCTTCGCCGCTGGTGGGTCCACAGACCTCCTTGCTCGCAGCTTGGCAGAGCGGCTCGGGGAAGCCTGGAAACAGCCTGTCATCGTCGAGAACCGTGCGGGCGCCGGTGGCGTGATCGGCGCGGAGTATGCAGCCAAGGCCAAGCCCGATGGTCACACCTTGTTGCTGGGCACCGTCACCACCCATGCGGTGGCGCAGACCTTGTATCCCAATTTGCGTTACGACGTGCAGCGCGACTTCCTGCCGGTCACCGAACTGGTGACGATTCCACAGATCCTGTCGGTGCACCCCTCGCTGCCGGTCCGTTCGTTGGCCGAATTTGTCGCCTATGCCAAGGCCCACCCTGGCGAGATTCCGTACAACGGCAGCGTCGGTGCCACACCGCACATGTCCATGGCGATGCTTGCCACGCGCGCGAACATCTCGTTGCTGCCGGTCCCCTACAAGGGTTCCGGTCCCGCCATGAACGACCTGATTGCGGGTCAACTGACCGCCAGCTTCGATGTGGTCATGACCACGTTGCCGCATTTGCAGGCAGGGCGGTTGCGCGCGCTTGCCGTGACCAGCGCCCAGCGCAGCCCCTTGGTCCCTGACATTCCGACCGTCGCGGAGTCGGGCTTTCCTGGCTACGAGTCGGACGTGTGGTTTGGTCTCTTTGCCCCGGCAGGAACGCCTGCGGCCATCGTCCGCAAGGTCAGCGAGGACAGCCGACGGGCGCTCATCGACGCGGCCATGCGCAAGAAGCTGGAGGAGGCCGGCTTCACGATCGTCGCCAGCAACCCTGCAGATTTCTCAAGGCGCGTGAGCAACGACATCCAGAAATGGCGCAAGGTGATCATTGACGGCAAGATCAAGATCGACAAGTGA
- a CDS encoding LysR substrate-binding domain-containing protein encodes MLIAHSPSCEGHHGMQLNPRQLEAFRQVMRTGSMTLAAELLEISQPAVSRLIKDLERAVGMRLFRREGNRLIPGIEAERLFREVDRFYQGIEHVERVAQDLKSARIGTLRIASISALGLGLLSEAIQRFSQSRPGVATSLEVCPSLGVLELTAAHQVDIGYIGFVGGEYPGVDIFPHPGVAAVCVLPRGHALARRKAVRITDLQGQALISLHRGSPLRTRVEMALAAAGVTCQPAVETTFAHSACSMVAAGLGITVADPFTAAHFRDPRIVVRPLVPTVPYIFSMVLPAHQPRSMVVNDFVQVMQGLLKDKGPA; translated from the coding sequence ATGCTGATCGCCCACTCGCCCTCCTGCGAAGGCCATCACGGCATGCAACTCAACCCTCGACAACTCGAAGCCTTTCGCCAGGTCATGCGCACCGGCAGCATGACGCTGGCTGCGGAATTGCTGGAGATCAGCCAGCCTGCGGTAAGCCGTCTGATCAAGGATCTGGAGCGTGCAGTGGGCATGCGTCTGTTCAGGCGAGAGGGCAACCGGCTGATTCCCGGCATTGAAGCGGAGCGCCTGTTCCGTGAGGTCGATCGCTTCTACCAAGGCATCGAGCACGTCGAACGCGTGGCCCAAGACCTCAAGTCGGCCCGCATTGGCACATTGCGCATCGCGTCCATCAGCGCCCTGGGACTGGGGTTGCTGAGCGAGGCCATACAACGCTTCTCACAGTCCCGGCCTGGAGTCGCCACCTCGCTGGAAGTGTGCCCCTCGCTGGGCGTTCTGGAACTGACCGCCGCCCACCAGGTGGACATCGGTTACATCGGGTTCGTGGGCGGCGAATACCCGGGCGTGGACATCTTCCCGCATCCCGGCGTTGCTGCCGTGTGTGTGCTGCCGCGCGGACACGCCCTGGCCCGGCGCAAAGCGGTGCGCATCACGGATTTGCAAGGGCAGGCCCTCATTTCCCTGCACCGCGGTAGCCCCCTGCGCACGCGCGTGGAAATGGCGCTCGCGGCAGCGGGCGTCACCTGCCAACCCGCCGTCGAGACGACATTCGCGCATTCGGCCTGCAGCATGGTGGCTGCAGGCCTGGGCATCACGGTAGCCGACCCGTTCACCGCCGCCCACTTTCGCGATCCGCGAATCGTCGTCCGCCCGTTGGTGCCGACGGTGCCCTACATCTTCTCGATGGTGCTGCCCGCGCATCAGCCACGCTCCATGGTGGTCAACGACTTCGTTCAGGTCATGCAGGGCCTTCTGAAAGACAAGGGGCCGGCCTGA
- the tldD gene encoding metalloprotease TldD: MISREPTLARLATAQGLLLDPFGLSPSHLQRALGEIMSHGVDDADLYFQTTRSEGWSLEEGIVKTGSFSIDQGVGVRAVSGEKTAFAYSDDLSWSSLLDAAHTVRSISAQGQGRQVKVPAAKVSKSRSLYPGLDPIGTLDSTAKVALLEKVERMAKAKDPRVKQVMAGLASEYDVVLVARADGTLAADVRPLIRLSVTVIAEQAGRREAGSSGGGGRFGLGYFDDEQVQAYVDEAVSYALTNLDARPAPAGEMVVVLGSGWPGILLHEAVGHGLEGDFNRKGSSAFSGKIGQRVAAKGVTVLDDGTIADRRGSLNVDDEGHVSQKNVLIEDGILRGYIQDAMNARLMGVKPTGNGRRESYAHVPMPRMTNTYMLGGDKAPEEIVASIKKGLYATNFGGGQVDITSGKFVFSASQAYWVENGQIQYPVKGATLVGNGPDALTRVSMIGNDMKLDSGVGTCGKEGQSVPVGVGQPTLRIDGLTVGGTA; encoded by the coding sequence ATGATTTCACGCGAACCCACCCTGGCCCGCCTGGCCACCGCCCAAGGCTTGTTGCTCGATCCCTTCGGTCTTTCTCCCTCGCACCTGCAACGTGCCCTGGGCGAGATCATGTCCCACGGTGTCGACGATGCCGACCTCTACTTCCAGACCACCCGCAGCGAGGGCTGGAGCCTGGAAGAGGGCATCGTCAAGACCGGCAGTTTCAGCATCGACCAGGGCGTCGGCGTGCGCGCGGTCAGTGGCGAGAAAACCGCTTTCGCGTACTCCGACGATTTGTCCTGGAGCTCGCTGCTCGACGCCGCGCATACCGTGCGCTCGATCTCCGCTCAAGGCCAGGGCCGCCAGGTGAAGGTGCCGGCCGCCAAGGTCTCCAAGTCGCGTTCGCTGTATCCGGGTCTGGACCCCATCGGCACGCTCGACAGCACCGCCAAAGTCGCGTTGCTGGAAAAAGTGGAACGCATGGCCAAGGCCAAGGACCCGCGCGTGAAGCAGGTCATGGCCGGCCTGGCGAGCGAGTACGACGTGGTGCTGGTGGCGCGCGCCGACGGCACCCTGGCGGCGGACGTGCGCCCGTTGATCCGTCTGTCGGTCACGGTGATTGCCGAGCAGGCGGGCCGGCGCGAGGCCGGCTCATCGGGTGGCGGCGGCCGTTTCGGGCTCGGCTACTTCGACGACGAGCAAGTGCAGGCCTATGTCGACGAAGCCGTTTCCTATGCCTTGACCAATCTCGACGCCCGCCCCGCGCCCGCCGGCGAGATGGTGGTGGTGCTCGGGTCGGGCTGGCCTGGCATCCTGCTGCACGAAGCGGTGGGACATGGCCTGGAAGGCGACTTCAACCGCAAAGGTTCCAGCGCCTTCTCCGGCAAGATCGGTCAGCGCGTGGCCGCCAAGGGCGTCACCGTGCTGGACGACGGCACCATCGCCGACCGCCGCGGCTCGCTCAACGTCGACGACGAAGGCCATGTCTCGCAGAAGAACGTGCTGATCGAAGACGGCATCCTGCGCGGCTACATCCAGGACGCGATGAACGCGCGCCTGATGGGCGTCAAACCCACCGGCAACGGCCGGCGCGAGAGCTATGCCCACGTGCCCATGCCGCGCATGACCAACACCTACATGCTCGGCGGCGACAAGGCGCCCGAGGAAATCGTGGCCAGCATCAAGAAGGGTCTGTACGCCACCAATTTCGGGGGTGGCCAGGTCGACATCACCAGCGGCAAGTTCGTGTTTTCCGCCAGCCAGGCCTACTGGGTGGAGAACGGCCAGATCCAGTACCCGGTGAAGGGTGCGACGCTGGTGGGCAATGGCCCGGACGCACTCACCCGCGTGAGCATGATCGGCAACGACATGAAGCTCGACAGCGGTGTGGGCACTTGCGGCAAGGAAGGCCAGAGCGTGCCGGTGGGCGTGGGTCAGCCGACCTTGCGCATCGACGGCTTGACGGTCGGCGGAACCGCTTGA
- a CDS encoding RidA family protein encodes MNDISRIDCNERRSRVVIYNGMVFVGGQTSDNKDLDIGGQTREALRKVDIYLAEAGTDKSRLLSAQIWLKNIERDFHGMNEVWDAWTAPGASPARATAQCSMAKPGTLVEILVTAAAPAAAR; translated from the coding sequence ATGAACGACATCTCCCGCATCGATTGCAACGAACGCCGCAGCCGCGTGGTCATCTACAACGGCATGGTGTTCGTCGGCGGCCAAACCTCCGACAACAAGGATCTGGACATCGGTGGTCAGACGCGCGAGGCACTGCGCAAGGTCGACATCTATCTGGCCGAAGCAGGGACGGACAAGAGCAGGCTGTTGTCGGCGCAGATCTGGTTGAAGAACATCGAGCGCGACTTCCACGGCATGAACGAGGTCTGGGACGCGTGGACCGCGCCGGGCGCCAGTCCCGCGCGGGCCACGGCCCAATGCAGCATGGCCAAGCCTGGGACGCTCGTTGAAATCCTCGTGACCGCGGCAGCTCCGGCCGCTGCACGCTGA
- a CDS encoding hydantoinase B/oxoprolinase family protein, giving the protein MTASHTPASAVALPDFDPIAVEVFTNRLLAVTESMASNMMRASFSPQIKERRDFSVGIFDHRGQLIAQGTHIPVHLGSLLGAVEAVCSRYAPEDIRDGDVYMCNDPYAAGGTHLPDISIITPIFIGGLLVAFAANIGHHSDVGGPIPGSTSARARTIYEEGLRIPILRVARSHVVDEDVIALVALNSRLPQERALDLRVQVSTNAGGAIAVRALVARMGGIGAFHRAIDDVLAYTQRRAQRRIDNLTPGRHSFTTWLDDDGSGEGEPVPVVATLFVEEGKLVVDLAGSGPESKGALNVAESALRATVYYCVKAMLDRDLMANSGMARAIEIRAPQGSIVNPRPPAACGARTIACQRVAGAIFGAFRALVPRDRLMASSNDTLPQISFSGQLVDTDSFYLCGETLGGGGGARDDADGMDAIHVHVTNSLNLPSEVLENEFPLHVELYGLAEDSAGAGRHRGGLGIVREVRVLRGDTVMSSRSDSHFRGAEGAEGGGEGGRGLLLLNAGLPHEQKLASKVSQVVLARGDTVRIQTPGGAGFGDPAERPIEALADDLQDGVMSMAVAEKLYGAERARAARARLPARSV; this is encoded by the coding sequence ATGACTGCATCCCATACCCCGGCATCCGCTGTTGCGTTGCCCGACTTTGATCCGATTGCGGTCGAGGTTTTTACCAACCGCCTGCTGGCCGTCACCGAATCGATGGCCAGCAACATGATGCGCGCCTCGTTCTCGCCTCAGATCAAGGAGCGCCGGGATTTCTCCGTGGGAATCTTCGACCACCGCGGCCAGCTGATCGCTCAGGGAACCCACATTCCCGTGCACCTCGGTTCGCTGTTGGGGGCTGTCGAGGCCGTGTGCTCCCGCTATGCACCCGAAGACATCCGCGATGGTGATGTCTACATGTGCAACGATCCTTACGCCGCAGGAGGCACACATCTGCCGGACATCTCCATCATCACGCCGATCTTCATCGGCGGTCTCCTGGTCGCTTTTGCGGCCAACATTGGCCACCATTCGGATGTCGGTGGTCCCATACCCGGTTCCACGTCGGCTCGGGCCCGCACCATCTACGAAGAGGGGCTGCGCATCCCAATCCTGCGGGTCGCACGTTCGCATGTTGTAGACGAGGACGTGATCGCCCTCGTTGCGTTGAATTCACGCCTGCCGCAAGAGCGGGCCCTCGATCTGCGCGTGCAAGTTTCCACCAACGCGGGTGGTGCTATCGCAGTACGTGCGCTGGTGGCTCGCATGGGCGGTATCGGCGCTTTCCATCGGGCCATCGACGACGTGCTGGCCTATACCCAGCGCCGCGCGCAGCGGCGCATCGACAACCTGACGCCGGGCCGCCACAGCTTCACGACCTGGCTGGACGACGACGGTAGTGGCGAGGGGGAGCCCGTTCCTGTGGTGGCCACGCTCTTTGTGGAGGAGGGCAAGCTGGTGGTCGACTTGGCCGGCAGCGGTCCCGAATCGAAGGGCGCGCTCAACGTGGCAGAGAGTGCATTGCGGGCGACGGTCTACTACTGCGTGAAGGCCATGCTCGACCGGGATCTCATGGCCAACAGCGGCATGGCCCGGGCCATCGAGATCCGCGCACCGCAAGGCAGCATTGTCAACCCGCGCCCGCCAGCAGCCTGTGGCGCGCGGACGATCGCCTGCCAGCGTGTGGCCGGAGCCATCTTCGGCGCCTTCCGCGCGCTGGTGCCGCGGGACCGACTGATGGCGTCGAGCAACGACACCTTGCCGCAGATCTCCTTCTCGGGACAGCTCGTCGATACGGACAGCTTCTACCTCTGTGGCGAGACGCTGGGCGGCGGTGGTGGCGCAAGAGACGACGCCGACGGTATGGATGCGATCCATGTCCACGTCACGAACTCGCTGAACCTGCCTTCGGAAGTGCTGGAGAACGAATTCCCGCTGCATGTGGAGCTGTACGGACTGGCCGAGGATTCTGCGGGGGCTGGACGCCACCGTGGCGGGCTCGGCATCGTGCGCGAAGTTCGCGTGCTTCGGGGTGACACTGTGATGTCCTCCCGATCCGATAGCCACTTCCGCGGCGCGGAGGGTGCGGAAGGCGGAGGGGAGGGAGGGCGAGGTCTGTTGCTGCTCAACGCGGGTCTTCCACACGAGCAGAAGCTGGCTTCCAAGGTGTCGCAGGTGGTGCTGGCCCGCGGCGACACCGTCCGCATCCAGACGCCTGGCGGCGCGGGATTTGGCGATCCTGCAGAGAGACCTATCGAGGCACTGGCCGACGATCTCCAGGACGGCGTCATGTCCATGGCCGTGGCCGAAAAACTCTATGGCGCTGAACGTGCCCGGGCAGCACGGGCCCGCTTGCCTGCGCGCTCAGTCTGA
- a CDS encoding hydantoinase/oxoprolinase family protein: MVRIGIDVGGTFTDFVMSDTRTGQLSFFKVPSSPADPSEAIADGTRELLARFGVAPQEVEYFGHGTTVATNMVIERRGVSTGLITTRGFRDVLAIGRQTRPALYDYAVQKPAPLVRRAHRLENEERLDAGGNVLRPLDEAALEEQARALVAAGVQSLAIVFIHAYRNPGHEEQARRVVQRVAPSLHVSISSEVLPEFREFERTSTTVLNAYVAPRMQQYLDRLSARMLEVGVQADPLTFHSNGGLMPTETVKRLPVLTCLSGPAAGVVGSTMIGAATGLSEIITFDVGGTSTDVSLITGQRPSFTSDRLIAGYPVKMPMVDIHVVGAGGGSIARLDDVGALKVGPESAGAVPGPVAFRKGGSQITVTDANIVLGRLHPQRLLDGRMAVDRHAAVQAIESQIARPLGLSVEEAAYGIVRIATASMSRAIRAISNEHGHDAAEFVLFAFGGAGPLHAAEVAKECGMSRVLIPNEPGTMCARGILLSDVSRDFVRTQLAPLDDASWKALGALAQQMQDEGNRWLQSEKVPEPLRRFHLAIDARYRGQTHDIRVPVQSVEPGARAAFEEAFHCCHQAQYGHDHADRPIEVVTCRMQAVGQVPKPDIQRTGSAVSSNRPTGRRDVYFGDGHGWVSTPVLHRDALALDTERVGPLVIEEMSSTTVVPPGTRMRVDLTGNIHLEI; this comes from the coding sequence ATGGTTCGAATAGGTATTGATGTTGGCGGCACGTTCACGGATTTCGTGATGTCGGACACCCGCACGGGGCAGCTTTCTTTTTTCAAAGTGCCGTCTTCGCCGGCGGATCCATCGGAGGCCATCGCCGATGGCACACGGGAGTTGCTGGCGCGCTTCGGCGTTGCGCCGCAGGAAGTCGAGTACTTCGGTCACGGTACGACGGTGGCCACCAACATGGTGATTGAGCGACGGGGTGTGTCAACCGGTCTGATCACCACCCGCGGATTTCGTGATGTGTTGGCCATTGGACGGCAGACGCGCCCGGCGTTGTACGACTACGCGGTGCAAAAGCCCGCACCACTGGTGCGCAGGGCGCACAGGCTGGAAAACGAAGAGCGTCTGGATGCAGGAGGAAATGTCCTGCGCCCGCTCGACGAAGCTGCACTGGAGGAACAGGCACGTGCGCTGGTGGCTGCTGGCGTGCAGTCATTGGCAATCGTCTTCATCCACGCCTATCGAAATCCGGGGCACGAGGAGCAGGCGCGCCGCGTTGTGCAACGGGTGGCACCGAGTCTGCATGTGAGCATCTCTTCGGAGGTGCTGCCCGAGTTCCGGGAATTCGAGCGCACGTCGACCACGGTACTGAATGCCTATGTCGCGCCTCGGATGCAGCAGTATCTGGACCGCCTAAGCGCTCGCATGCTCGAAGTGGGCGTTCAGGCCGACCCGCTGACCTTCCATTCCAACGGCGGCCTCATGCCGACGGAAACCGTGAAGCGCCTGCCGGTGCTGACCTGTCTTTCCGGGCCAGCGGCCGGTGTGGTCGGATCCACGATGATTGGCGCTGCGACGGGTCTGTCGGAGATCATCACCTTCGATGTGGGGGGCACCAGTACCGACGTCTCGCTCATCACCGGCCAGCGGCCGAGTTTCACGTCGGATCGGTTGATCGCCGGATATCCGGTGAAGATGCCCATGGTCGATATTCATGTTGTCGGGGCGGGCGGAGGCAGCATTGCTCGATTGGACGACGTAGGCGCCCTGAAAGTGGGACCGGAGAGCGCCGGCGCCGTTCCGGGGCCGGTCGCATTCCGCAAAGGCGGAAGCCAGATCACGGTGACCGATGCCAACATCGTGCTGGGCCGACTCCACCCGCAGCGCCTGCTCGATGGCCGCATGGCCGTTGACCGTCATGCCGCTGTGCAAGCCATCGAGTCGCAGATCGCCCGGCCGCTGGGGTTGTCGGTGGAGGAGGCTGCCTACGGCATCGTGCGCATCGCCACGGCCAGCATGAGCCGCGCCATCCGCGCCATATCGAACGAGCATGGTCACGATGCCGCCGAATTCGTGTTGTTTGCCTTCGGTGGTGCTGGTCCGTTGCATGCAGCCGAAGTCGCGAAGGAGTGCGGCATGAGCCGCGTACTCATTCCCAACGAGCCAGGCACCATGTGCGCGCGTGGCATTCTTCTGTCGGACGTGAGCCGGGACTTCGTGCGGACCCAACTGGCACCGCTGGATGACGCGAGCTGGAAGGCCTTGGGCGCGCTGGCGCAGCAGATGCAGGATGAGGGGAACCGCTGGCTACAAAGCGAGAAGGTGCCCGAGCCTCTTCGGCGGTTTCATCTGGCCATCGACGCGCGCTATCGAGGCCAGACACACGACATCCGGGTACCGGTGCAGTCGGTTGAGCCGGGCGCACGAGCAGCGTTCGAGGAAGCCTTTCACTGCTGCCATCAGGCCCAGTATGGCCATGACCACGCCGACCGCCCCATCGAGGTCGTCACCTGCCGGATGCAAGCCGTGGGCCAGGTGCCCAAGCCCGACATCCAGCGAACCGGGTCCGCAGTGTCTTCGAACCGTCCGACCGGAAGGCGAGATGTGTATTTCGGCGATGGACACGGCTGGGTGTCAACGCCCGTGCTCCACCGCGATGCGTTGGCCCTCGATACGGAGCGGGTCGGCCCGCTGGTGATCGAGGAAATGAGTTCGACGACCGTGGTCCCGCCGGGTACGCGGATGCGCGTCGACCTGACCGGAAACATTCACCTGGAGATCTGA
- the mpl gene encoding UDP-N-acetylmuramate:L-alanyl-gamma-D-glutamyl-meso-diaminopimelate ligase, with product MHIHILGICGTFMGGLAALAREAGHRVTGCDAGVYPPMSDQLRALGIDLIEGFGADQLALKPDMFVIGNVVSRARLADGTSKFPLMEAIMDSGAPYTSGPQWLAEHVLQGRHVLAVAGTHGKTTTTGMLTWILEAHGLNPGFLIGGVPLNFGVSARLGQGKLFTIEADEYDTAFFDKRSKFVHYRPRTAILNNLEFDHADIFDDLAAIERQFHHLVRTVPGQGRVVVNGLEDSLERVLHKGLWSEVRSFGAAVSDFTAHGEPHAFDVLHQGNPVGRVEWELTGVHNQLNALAAIAAAEHVGVSPAHAAQALATFQNVRRRMEVRGTVERAGGAITVYDDFAHHPTAIRTTLDGLARKLGTPRGRILAVFEPRSNTMKLGTMKSQLPWSLEAADLAFCHSGGLDWDAGEALAPMGARAQVGRNIDEVVAQVTSAAQAGDHIVCMSNGGFGGVHDRLLKTLAQ from the coding sequence CGGCCACCGCGTGACCGGCTGCGACGCCGGTGTCTACCCCCCCATGAGCGACCAGCTGCGCGCGCTCGGCATCGACCTCATCGAGGGCTTTGGCGCCGACCAGTTGGCCTTGAAGCCCGACATGTTCGTGATCGGCAACGTGGTCAGCCGCGCCCGCCTGGCGGACGGCACGTCCAAGTTCCCGCTGATGGAAGCCATCATGGACAGCGGGGCCCCCTACACCAGCGGCCCGCAGTGGCTGGCCGAACACGTGCTGCAAGGCCGCCACGTGCTGGCGGTGGCCGGCACCCACGGCAAGACCACCACCACCGGCATGCTGACCTGGATCCTCGAAGCCCATGGCTTGAATCCGGGCTTCCTCATCGGCGGTGTGCCGCTGAACTTCGGTGTGTCGGCGCGCCTGGGCCAAGGCAAGCTCTTCACCATTGAAGCAGACGAGTACGACACCGCCTTCTTCGACAAGCGCAGCAAGTTCGTGCACTACCGGCCGCGCACCGCGATCCTGAACAACCTCGAGTTCGACCACGCCGACATCTTCGACGACCTGGCCGCGATCGAGCGTCAGTTCCACCACCTCGTGCGCACGGTCCCTGGTCAAGGCCGCGTGGTGGTCAACGGGCTGGAAGACAGCCTGGAGCGCGTGCTGCACAAGGGCCTGTGGAGCGAGGTGCGCAGCTTTGGCGCAGCGGTGAGCGACTTCACCGCGCACGGCGAACCGCATGCCTTCGACGTGCTGCACCAGGGCAACCCCGTGGGCCGAGTGGAATGGGAACTCACGGGTGTGCACAACCAGCTGAACGCGCTGGCGGCCATCGCCGCCGCCGAACACGTGGGCGTTTCCCCGGCGCACGCGGCCCAGGCCCTGGCCACGTTCCAGAACGTGCGCCGGCGCATGGAGGTGCGCGGAACGGTGGAACGCGCGGGCGGTGCGATCACGGTCTACGACGATTTCGCGCACCACCCCACCGCCATCCGCACCACGCTCGACGGTCTGGCGCGCAAGCTCGGCACGCCACGCGGGCGCATCCTGGCGGTGTTCGAGCCGCGCAGCAACACCATGAAACTGGGCACGATGAAGTCGCAACTGCCCTGGAGCCTGGAAGCGGCAGACCTCGCGTTCTGCCACAGCGGCGGGCTCGACTGGGACGCCGGCGAAGCCCTGGCCCCCATGGGAGCCCGTGCGCAGGTGGGTCGCAACATCGACGAAGTGGTGGCGCAGGTGACGTCCGCCGCACAAGCGGGCGACCACATCGTGTGCATGAGCAACGGCGGTTTCGGCGGTGTGCACGACCGCCTGTTGAAGACCCTGGCTCAGTAA